One Saccharopolyspora erythraea NRRL 2338 genomic region harbors:
- a CDS encoding phosphoenolpyruvate--protein phosphotransferase — MTTTTAHGVGVSPGQVSGPVARVEEPLPEPKATPAPADRDQEAARIGPAAAAVARRLAERAESVKGEARAILETTSAMAGDPTLLANAEKLVRERGLPAPRAVFEAAEEFAALLASAGGYLAERVRDVRDVADRLIAELTGTAPPGVPELSGPAVLVARDLAPADTADLDPRLVLALVTEEGGPTGHTAILARSLGIPAVVAARGVLAAGAVGARVDGDTGEVELSDEPVAVQVAQRPAQRPWDGVGRTADGHPVKVLANIGSATDAAAAAAAGAEGVGLFRTEFCFLAATSEPGVEAQRAAYAEALAPFAGKPVVVRTLDAGADKPLPFLSATDEPNPALGVRGIRVAFDRPEIVDRQLEAIAGAAADTGAEVSVMAPMVATADEAAWFARRARAAGITRAGVMIEVPAAALSAAEVLDAVDFVSIGTNDLAQYTFAADRMLGALAQLNDPWQPALLRLVELVARAGRERGKPVGVCGEAAADGLLAGVLAGLGVTSLSMVTAALGAVGASLAEHSMATCEQAARTAVATAEPAQARQAARDVLHR; from the coding sequence ATGACCACGACGACAGCGCACGGTGTGGGCGTCAGCCCCGGGCAGGTGTCCGGGCCCGTCGCACGCGTCGAGGAGCCGCTGCCGGAGCCGAAGGCGACACCCGCCCCCGCCGACCGCGACCAGGAGGCCGCGCGCATCGGCCCGGCGGCCGCCGCCGTGGCGCGGCGGCTGGCGGAGCGGGCGGAATCGGTCAAGGGAGAGGCGCGGGCGATCCTGGAGACCACCTCCGCGATGGCCGGCGACCCGACGCTGCTGGCCAACGCCGAGAAGCTGGTGCGGGAGCGCGGCCTGCCCGCGCCGCGCGCGGTGTTCGAGGCGGCCGAGGAGTTCGCCGCCCTGCTGGCCTCGGCGGGCGGGTACCTGGCCGAGCGGGTGCGCGACGTTCGCGACGTGGCCGACCGGCTGATCGCCGAGCTCACCGGCACCGCCCCGCCCGGTGTGCCGGAGCTGTCCGGCCCGGCCGTGCTCGTCGCCCGCGACCTCGCGCCCGCCGACACCGCCGACCTCGATCCCCGGCTGGTGCTCGCGCTGGTCACCGAGGAGGGCGGCCCTACAGGGCACACCGCGATCCTGGCTCGCTCGCTGGGCATCCCCGCGGTGGTGGCGGCACGCGGCGTGCTCGCCGCCGGCGCCGTGGGCGCCCGGGTCGACGGCGACACCGGCGAGGTCGAGCTGTCCGACGAGCCGGTGGCCGTGCAGGTGGCGCAGCGCCCCGCGCAGCGCCCGTGGGACGGCGTCGGCCGCACCGCCGACGGGCACCCGGTCAAGGTGCTGGCCAACATCGGCTCCGCCACCGACGCGGCCGCCGCTGCCGCCGCGGGCGCCGAGGGCGTGGGCCTGTTCCGCACCGAGTTCTGCTTCCTGGCCGCCACCAGCGAACCCGGCGTCGAAGCCCAGCGCGCCGCCTACGCCGAGGCGCTGGCGCCGTTCGCGGGCAAGCCCGTCGTCGTGCGGACCCTGGACGCCGGCGCCGACAAGCCGCTGCCGTTCCTGAGCGCGACCGACGAACCCAACCCCGCGCTCGGCGTGCGCGGCATCCGGGTCGCCTTCGACCGCCCCGAGATCGTGGACCGCCAGCTCGAAGCCATCGCCGGCGCGGCCGCCGACACCGGCGCCGAGGTCTCGGTGATGGCCCCGATGGTGGCCACCGCCGATGAGGCGGCGTGGTTCGCCCGGCGGGCGCGCGCGGCCGGCATCACCAGGGCGGGGGTCATGATCGAGGTGCCGGCCGCCGCGCTGAGCGCCGCCGAGGTCCTCGACGCGGTCGACTTCGTCAGCATCGGCACCAACGATCTCGCGCAGTACACCTTCGCCGCCGACCGCATGCTCGGCGCGCTGGCGCAGCTCAACGACCCGTGGCAGCCCGCGCTGCTGCGCCTGGTCGAGCTGGTCGCGCGGGCGGGGCGCGAGCGCGGCAAGCCGGTCGGGGTGTGCGGGGAGGCCGCCGCCGACGGGCTGCTGGCCGGTGTCCTGGCCGGGCTCGGCGTGACGAGCCTGTCGATGGTCACCGCCGCGCTCGGCGCGGTCGGCGCGTCGCTGGCCGAGCACTCGATGGCGACCTGCGAGCAGGCGGCGCGGACCGCGGTGGCCACCGCCGAACCGGCCCAGGCCAGGCAGGCCGCTCGCGACGTCCTGCACCGCTGA
- a CDS encoding maleylpyruvate isomerase N-terminal domain-containing protein produces MPDFSWLGPPIDARPLFTPERARLLELLRSLERADWREESVPGWTIRDLAAHVLGDDYGRISRDRDHHADGHRSHPANPSKPSSTAPTRNGWTPPRASARRH; encoded by the coding sequence ATGCCCGACTTCTCCTGGCTGGGGCCGCCGATCGACGCCCGCCCGTTGTTCACCCCGGAACGCGCCCGGCTGCTGGAACTCCTGCGCTCCCTGGAACGCGCCGACTGGCGCGAGGAGAGCGTCCCGGGCTGGACGATCCGCGACCTGGCGGCACACGTCCTCGGTGACGACTACGGCCGGATCTCCCGCGACCGCGATCACCACGCGGACGGCCACCGCTCGCACCCGGCGAACCCCTCGAAGCCTTCATCCACCGCACCAACCAGGAATGGGTGGACGCCGCCGCGCGCATCAGCCCGGCGGCACTGA
- a CDS encoding Lrp/AsnC family transcriptional regulator, whose protein sequence is MSDRGGTPTGDLEATDRAILRELARDGRCSFTELAERVGLSVSAVHQRVRRLEQRGALQGYVAKVDGEQIGLPLTAFISLTPIDPAAPDDYPQRLEHLPQIESCYSVAGDESYILQVRVASPLGLEDLLRQIREAAKVSTRTTVVLSTPFENRPPEI, encoded by the coding sequence GTGAGCGACAGGGGAGGGACGCCAACCGGCGACTTGGAGGCGACCGACCGGGCGATCCTGCGGGAGCTCGCCCGCGACGGACGTTGCAGCTTCACCGAGCTCGCCGAGCGGGTCGGGCTGAGCGTCTCGGCGGTGCACCAGCGGGTTCGCCGATTGGAGCAGCGGGGCGCCCTGCAGGGCTACGTGGCCAAGGTCGACGGCGAGCAGATCGGTCTGCCGCTGACGGCGTTCATCTCGCTGACACCGATCGACCCGGCGGCCCCCGACGACTACCCGCAGCGGCTGGAGCACCTGCCGCAGATCGAGTCGTGCTACTCGGTGGCCGGCGACGAGTCCTACATCCTGCAGGTCCGGGTCGCCTCGCCGCTCGGCCTGGAGGACCTGCTGCGCCAGATCAGGGAAGCCGCGAAGGTCTCGACCCGCACCACGGTCGTGCTCTCGACCCCGTTCGAGAACCGCCCGCCGGAAATCTGA
- a CDS encoding PTS sugar transporter subunit IIA, giving the protein MSTELITTELVDLDLADDDRRAAVRSLAERLVTAGRVTDLDRFLTDVEARESQMPTGLEGGIGIPHCRSAAVTTPTLAFGRSTGGIDFGAEDGPAKLIFLIAAPEGGGSDHMTVLAALARRLVRAEFKQTLLEATDPAQVAEYVREEVTP; this is encoded by the coding sequence ATGAGCACTGAACTGATCACCACCGAACTCGTCGACCTGGACCTGGCCGACGACGACCGCCGCGCGGCGGTGCGGTCGCTGGCCGAGCGGCTGGTCACCGCCGGACGCGTCACCGACCTCGACCGGTTCCTGACCGACGTCGAGGCGCGCGAGTCGCAGATGCCCACCGGTCTGGAAGGCGGCATCGGCATCCCGCACTGCCGGTCGGCTGCGGTCACCACCCCCACGCTCGCCTTCGGCCGCAGCACCGGGGGCATCGACTTCGGCGCCGAGGACGGCCCGGCCAAGCTGATCTTCCTCATCGCCGCCCCCGAAGGCGGCGGGTCCGACCACATGACCGTGCTGGCCGCGCTCGCGCGCCGGCTCGTGCGCGCGGAGTTCAAGCAGACGCTGCTGGAGGCCACCGACCCGGCGCAGGTCGCCGAGTACGTGCGCGAGGAGGTCACCCCATGA
- a CDS encoding PTS fructose transporter subunit IIC: protein MKFVAVTACPTGIAHTYMAAEALEQAAKAAGHEIKVETQGSAGANSLSAAEVAEADAVVFAADVGVQDRDRFAGKPTVEATVKQAINDAAGLLERAAAASAEAPATAEPAPGVAQAGPELATKVVAGAGIGSKLRQWLMTGVSYVIPFVAAGGLLVALSFALGGYQITDAPSVTEHFDAASLTSWAALANQIGSAAMDFLVPVLAGFIAFAMADRPAIAPGFVGGAIAVTVGAGFLGGLVAGLLAGAVVGALRRIKVPRAVAGVMPVMVLPLLGSLVVGVLMFVVIGGPIAGAMAALTGWLNGLTGANAALLGALLGAMIAFDMGGPINKVAYTFAVGGLTTGTETSLEIMAAVMAAGMTPPLALALAATVRAKLFTPAERESARPAWLLGASFITEGAIPFAASDPLRVIPSIVVGSTATGALSMIFGATLRAPHGGLFVLPLVGQPLLYLVAILAGVVISAVAVIFAKQLGRAQAPADTTADASAVPA from the coding sequence ATGAAGTTCGTCGCGGTCACCGCGTGCCCCACGGGCATCGCGCACACCTACATGGCCGCCGAGGCCCTGGAACAGGCGGCCAAGGCAGCCGGGCACGAGATCAAGGTGGAGACCCAGGGTTCGGCCGGGGCCAACTCGCTGTCGGCGGCCGAGGTCGCCGAGGCCGACGCGGTGGTGTTCGCCGCCGACGTCGGGGTCCAGGACCGCGACCGCTTCGCGGGCAAGCCCACCGTGGAGGCGACGGTCAAGCAGGCCATCAACGACGCCGCCGGTCTGCTGGAGCGGGCCGCTGCCGCCTCCGCCGAGGCCCCCGCGACAGCGGAACCGGCGCCGGGCGTGGCCCAGGCCGGGCCGGAGCTGGCGACCAAGGTCGTGGCGGGCGCCGGGATCGGCAGCAAGCTGCGGCAGTGGCTGATGACCGGCGTCAGCTACGTGATCCCGTTCGTGGCCGCGGGCGGCCTGCTCGTCGCGCTGAGCTTCGCCCTCGGCGGCTACCAGATCACCGACGCCCCCAGCGTCACCGAGCACTTCGACGCGGCCAGCCTGACCAGCTGGGCGGCGCTGGCCAACCAGATCGGCTCGGCGGCGATGGACTTCCTGGTGCCGGTGCTGGCCGGCTTCATCGCCTTCGCGATGGCCGACCGGCCCGCCATCGCACCCGGCTTCGTAGGCGGCGCGATCGCGGTCACCGTCGGCGCGGGCTTCCTCGGCGGTCTGGTCGCCGGTCTGCTCGCGGGTGCGGTCGTGGGAGCTCTGCGGCGCATCAAGGTGCCCAGGGCGGTCGCGGGCGTGATGCCGGTGATGGTGCTACCGCTGCTCGGCTCGCTCGTGGTGGGCGTGCTGATGTTCGTGGTCATCGGCGGGCCGATCGCGGGGGCGATGGCCGCGCTCACCGGCTGGCTCAACGGCCTGACCGGGGCGAACGCGGCGCTGCTCGGCGCCCTGCTCGGCGCGATGATCGCCTTCGACATGGGTGGGCCGATCAACAAGGTCGCCTACACCTTCGCCGTCGGCGGACTGACCACGGGCACCGAAACGTCCCTGGAGATCATGGCGGCGGTGATGGCCGCGGGCATGACCCCGCCGCTGGCGCTGGCGCTGGCCGCCACCGTGCGCGCCAAGCTGTTCACCCCCGCGGAGCGGGAGAGCGCACGACCGGCGTGGCTGCTGGGCGCCTCGTTCATCACCGAGGGCGCCATCCCCTTCGCCGCATCGGACCCGCTGCGCGTCATCCCGTCCATCGTGGTCGGCTCCACCGCCACGGGCGCCCTGTCGATGATCTTCGGCGCCACGCTGCGTGCCCCCCACGGCGGGCTGTTCGTGCTGCCCCTGGTCGGCCAGCCGTTGCTGTACCTGGTCGCCATCCTCGCCGGCGTCGTCATCTCGGCGGTGGCGGTGATCTTCGCCAAGCAGCTCGGGCGTGCACAGGCACCGGCCGACACCACCGCGGACGCCAGCGCCGTACCCGCGTGA
- a CDS encoding M24 family metallopeptidase codes for MATVSMKQDPSVLAARLGRAAETAAGADLDALLISPGSDLRYLIGAGAGSFERLSCLVLPAAGHDAPPALVLPKLEELGYADVPASELGIEVVTWVDGENPYAIVTDLLRRGGAAPARVAVADVMPALHTFPLRDALPGAEQVLAGGVLRELRMRKDAAEVEALRKAGAAIDRVHARMAEFLKAGRTEAEVGADITEAIVAEGHVEAAFVIVGSGPNGASPHHALSDRVVQEGDVVVIDIGGPIAEGYNSDCTRTYAVGEPSQDDVRDTYAVLQAAQRAAVEAVRPGVTAESIDAAAREPIAAAGFGDFFVHRTGHGIGLDVHEDPYVVDGDKTVLEPGMAFSVEPGIYQPGRWGARIEDIVIVTEDGVESVNNQPHELIVLPA; via the coding sequence ATGGCCACCGTTTCGATGAAGCAGGATCCCTCCGTGCTCGCGGCCCGCCTCGGGCGCGCCGCCGAGACCGCAGCGGGCGCGGACCTCGACGCGCTGCTCATTTCACCCGGCTCCGACCTGCGCTACCTCATCGGCGCGGGCGCCGGGTCGTTCGAACGGCTGAGCTGCCTCGTGCTGCCCGCCGCCGGTCATGACGCCCCGCCCGCCCTCGTGCTGCCGAAGCTCGAGGAGCTCGGCTACGCCGACGTCCCGGCGAGCGAGCTCGGCATCGAGGTCGTGACCTGGGTCGACGGCGAGAACCCGTACGCCATCGTCACCGACCTGCTGCGCCGCGGTGGCGCAGCCCCCGCACGGGTAGCGGTCGCCGACGTAATGCCCGCGCTGCACACCTTCCCCCTGCGCGACGCGCTGCCCGGCGCCGAGCAGGTTCTCGCCGGTGGGGTCCTGCGCGAGCTGCGGATGCGCAAGGATGCCGCAGAGGTAGAGGCGCTGCGCAAGGCCGGGGCCGCCATCGACCGGGTGCACGCCCGGATGGCCGAATTCCTCAAGGCAGGTCGCACCGAAGCCGAGGTGGGCGCCGACATCACCGAGGCGATCGTCGCCGAAGGCCACGTCGAGGCCGCGTTCGTCATCGTCGGCTCCGGCCCCAACGGAGCCAGCCCGCACCACGCCCTCTCGGACCGCGTCGTGCAGGAAGGCGATGTCGTGGTCATCGACATCGGTGGCCCGATCGCCGAGGGCTACAACTCCGACTGCACCCGCACCTACGCAGTCGGCGAGCCGTCGCAGGACGACGTCCGCGACACCTACGCCGTCCTCCAGGCCGCCCAGCGCGCCGCAGTCGAGGCCGTCCGACCCGGCGTGACCGCCGAGTCCATCGACGCCGCGGCGCGCGAGCCGATCGCCGCCGCGGGCTTCGGCGACTTCTTCGTCCACCGGACCGGTCACGGCATCGGCTTGGACGTGCACGAGGACCCCTACGTCGTCGACGGCGACAAGACGGTGCTGGAACCTGGAATGGCGTTCAGCGTCGAGCCCGGCATCTACCAGCCCGGCCGCTGGGGAGCGCGGATCGAGGACATCGTCATCGTCACCGAGGACGGTGTGGAGAGCGTCAACAACCAGCCCCACGAGCTGATTGTGCTTCCGGCGTGA
- a CDS encoding HPr family phosphocarrier protein, producing MQRRVTIASAVGLHARPASLLSQAAGAQPVAVRIAKVTDGVAGEPVDAASVLGLMTLNAQHGDEVELSAQGDTAESVLDELVSMLSRDLDNEPVNA from the coding sequence ATGCAACGTCGCGTCACGATCGCTTCGGCGGTCGGCCTGCACGCCCGGCCCGCCTCGCTGCTGTCCCAGGCAGCGGGCGCCCAGCCGGTCGCCGTCCGCATCGCCAAGGTCACCGACGGCGTGGCCGGTGAGCCGGTCGACGCCGCCAGCGTCCTCGGCCTGATGACGCTGAACGCCCAGCACGGAGACGAGGTCGAGCTCTCCGCGCAGGGCGACACGGCCGAGTCCGTGCTCGACGAACTCGTCTCCATGCTCTCCCGCGACCTGGACAACGAACCCGTCAACGCCTGA
- a CDS encoding glycoside hydrolase family 32 protein — protein MRHHKGKSAFELPRRGFLAGAGALVGLGLTGAAAPASARPRGRTAQWRPAVHFTPRRNWMNDPNGLVHHQGEYHLFFQHNPESSDHANLSWGHAVSTDLSHWEELPVALLPDDLGEIYSGSAVVDHDNTSGFFDTEPGLVALYTSAGETQQQSLAYSTDRGHTWTKYEGNPVIPNPGVADFRDPKVIRYGDKWVLMLAAGDRIAFYDSADLKNWNRISEFGVGHGSHGGVWECPDLFELPVDGDTGRTRWVLIVSINPGGPAGGSATQYFLGDFDGTTFTSEAPPEEVRWVEEGADFYAPQSWSDVPDRRIWLGWLSNWDYAKQVPTEPWRGAMTVPRTVGLTETASGVRITQNPVPELESRRGKPQNWSGVISEQGPAPEFSGAVLDIVAEFRLDTATTFGVDVFVGEGQRTRIGYDVAARRLFVDRTASGTSISPGFAATHSAELHPDGDVLRLRVLVDRSCVEVFGGRGETVLTELVFPGEGDRVRPFATGGQVRVESLELYPLR, from the coding sequence ATGCGGCACCACAAAGGAAAGTCGGCGTTCGAACTTCCGCGGCGGGGCTTCCTCGCCGGCGCGGGCGCACTGGTCGGCCTCGGCCTGACCGGCGCGGCGGCCCCGGCCTCCGCCCGCCCCCGTGGACGTACCGCCCAGTGGCGGCCCGCGGTGCACTTCACCCCGCGGCGCAACTGGATGAACGACCCCAACGGGCTCGTCCACCACCAGGGCGAGTACCACCTGTTCTTCCAGCACAACCCTGAGAGCAGCGACCACGCCAACCTCAGCTGGGGCCACGCGGTCAGCACCGACCTGTCCCACTGGGAGGAGCTGCCGGTGGCCCTCTTACCCGACGACCTGGGTGAGATCTACTCCGGCAGCGCGGTGGTCGACCACGACAACACCAGCGGTTTCTTCGACACCGAGCCCGGTCTGGTGGCGCTCTACACCAGCGCGGGCGAGACGCAGCAGCAAAGCCTCGCCTACAGCACCGACCGGGGCCACACCTGGACCAAGTACGAGGGCAACCCGGTCATCCCCAACCCGGGAGTCGCCGACTTCCGCGACCCGAAGGTCATCCGCTACGGCGACAAGTGGGTGCTCATGCTCGCCGCCGGTGACCGCATCGCCTTCTACGACTCGGCCGACCTCAAGAACTGGAACCGGATCAGCGAGTTCGGCGTGGGCCACGGCTCGCACGGCGGCGTCTGGGAGTGCCCGGACCTGTTCGAGCTACCGGTCGACGGCGACACCGGACGTACCCGTTGGGTGCTCATCGTCAGCATCAACCCGGGTGGACCAGCCGGAGGATCGGCCACGCAGTACTTCCTTGGCGACTTCGACGGCACCACGTTCACCTCCGAGGCGCCGCCGGAAGAGGTGCGGTGGGTCGAGGAGGGCGCCGACTTCTACGCGCCGCAGTCCTGGTCCGACGTCCCGGACCGGCGGATCTGGCTCGGCTGGCTGAGCAACTGGGACTACGCGAAGCAGGTGCCGACCGAACCTTGGCGCGGAGCGATGACCGTGCCGCGCACCGTCGGCCTGACCGAAACCGCATCCGGGGTCCGGATCACCCAGAACCCGGTGCCGGAACTGGAATCCCGCCGCGGCAAGCCGCAGAACTGGAGCGGCGTGATCTCCGAGCAGGGGCCCGCCCCGGAGTTCTCCGGTGCGGTGCTCGACATCGTCGCCGAGTTCCGCCTCGACACGGCCACGACGTTCGGTGTCGACGTCTTCGTGGGAGAGGGGCAGCGGACCCGCATCGGCTACGACGTGGCGGCGCGGCGGCTGTTCGTCGACCGCACCGCCTCCGGCACGTCGATCAGCCCGGGTTTCGCCGCGACGCACTCGGCCGAACTCCACCCGGACGGCGACGTTCTGCGGCTGCGGGTGCTCGTCGACCGCTCCTGCGTGGAAGTCTTCGGCGGGAGGGGCGAAACCGTGCTGACCGAGCTCGTCTTCCCAGGCGAGGGCGACCGCGTCCGCCCCTTCGCCACGGGCGGGCAGGTCAGGGTGGAGTCGCTGGAGCTGTACCCGCTGCGATGA
- the pfkB gene encoding 1-phosphofructokinase yields MIVTVTPNPSLDRTILVGHMQRGAVHRASRVRLDPGGKGVNVARALAAADRPTLALLPSGGAEGARLAELLAPEAVPVVEVPISMPTRSNVAVVEADGTTSKFNEPGPELTASEVAALETRAVELAGRADWLVTCGSLPRGCPDDLHARLVRAGHRAGARVAVDASGPALAAACQAGPDLIKPNLTELAELAGRHLPTLGDVLRVAREVRAGGVGAVLVSLGEHGALLVTGTGAWHALSTATAVLSTVGAGDATLAGFLHEGGDGPGALRTAVAYGTAAVGLAGSRMPHPSDLRTAAVRVHEVDESLSLTGAAA; encoded by the coding sequence GTGATCGTCACGGTGACCCCGAACCCGAGCCTGGACCGCACGATCCTGGTCGGGCACATGCAGCGCGGTGCGGTGCACCGGGCGAGCCGGGTGCGGCTGGACCCCGGCGGCAAGGGCGTCAACGTCGCCCGCGCGCTGGCCGCGGCCGACCGCCCGACCCTGGCCCTGCTGCCCTCGGGCGGCGCCGAAGGCGCCCGGCTGGCCGAGCTGCTGGCGCCGGAGGCTGTGCCGGTGGTGGAGGTCCCCATCAGCATGCCCACCCGCAGCAACGTCGCGGTCGTCGAAGCCGACGGCACCACGAGCAAGTTCAACGAGCCGGGCCCGGAGCTGACCGCTTCGGAGGTCGCGGCGCTGGAGACCAGGGCCGTCGAGCTCGCCGGCCGCGCCGACTGGCTGGTCACCTGCGGCAGCCTCCCGCGCGGCTGCCCCGACGACCTGCACGCCCGCCTGGTGCGCGCCGGCCACCGGGCAGGTGCCCGGGTCGCCGTCGACGCCTCCGGCCCGGCGCTGGCAGCGGCCTGCCAGGCCGGACCGGACCTGATCAAACCCAACCTGACCGAGCTGGCCGAGCTCGCAGGCCGCCACCTGCCCACCCTCGGCGACGTGCTGCGGGTCGCGCGCGAGGTGCGCGCCGGCGGCGTGGGGGCGGTGCTGGTCAGCCTCGGCGAACACGGAGCGCTGCTGGTCACCGGGACCGGCGCCTGGCACGCGCTCAGCACGGCAACCGCGGTGCTCAGCACCGTGGGAGCGGGAGACGCGACACTGGCGGGTTTCCTGCACGAGGGTGGCGACGGACCGGGTGCGCTGCGCACCGCGGTCGCCTACGGCACCGCCGCGGTCGGACTCGCCGGATCGCGGATGCCCCACCCGTCGGACCTGCGCACGGCGGCCGTCCGTGTGCACGAAGTGGACGAATCACTGAGCCTCACCGGAGCGGCGGCATGA
- a CDS encoding class I SAM-dependent methyltransferase has translation MYGRFAEAYARHSEDSPANAYYDRSAVLELAGDVAGKRVLELGSAAGALTEQLVYRGAHVLGLDREPEMVRLARLRLGQRARFEVADLAEPLTTVPTGSIDLVVASLVLHYLADWAPVLAELHRCLVPGGALVLSVHHPAADWQWAGRPVYLDTTLVTETWHLGDQPVEVSFYRRPLSQIFRLLRQAGFTIEQLEEPRPLPALEAANPKAYKTLSSEPVFLLVRAVAAR, from the coding sequence ATGTACGGCCGGTTCGCCGAGGCGTATGCCAGACACTCCGAGGACAGTCCGGCCAACGCCTACTACGACCGGTCGGCCGTCCTCGAACTCGCCGGGGACGTCGCGGGCAAGCGAGTGCTCGAACTCGGCAGCGCCGCCGGAGCGCTGACCGAACAGCTCGTCTACCGCGGCGCCCACGTGCTCGGCCTGGACCGGGAACCGGAGATGGTCCGGCTCGCCCGGCTCAGGCTGGGACAGCGCGCCCGCTTCGAGGTCGCCGACCTCGCCGAGCCGCTGACCACGGTGCCGACCGGCAGCATCGACCTCGTCGTGGCCTCCCTCGTCCTGCACTATCTGGCGGACTGGGCACCCGTGCTCGCGGAACTGCACCGATGCCTCGTGCCCGGCGGTGCGCTGGTGCTCTCGGTGCACCACCCGGCGGCGGACTGGCAGTGGGCGGGCCGACCGGTCTACCTGGACACCACGCTCGTGACCGAGACCTGGCACCTCGGCGACCAACCGGTGGAGGTCTCGTTCTACCGCCGACCCTTGTCGCAGATCTTCCGCCTTCTGCGGCAGGCCGGATTCACCATCGAACAACTCGAAGAGCCGCGACCACTGCCCGCACTCGAAGCCGCGAACCCGAAGGCGTACAAGACCCTCAGCTCCGAGCCGGTGTTCCTGCTGGTCCGCGCCGTGGCCGCACGATAG
- a CDS encoding DeoR/GlpR family DNA-binding transcription regulator: protein MYGAERQQLLAQRARRDGRIDVMAAAEELAVAPETIRRDLGALERQGLVRRVYGGAIPVERLDFEPGVSQRDQTNAAEKERIARAAFDLLPNRGTLLLDAGTTTGRLAGMLPADREFTVVTNSLPVAGQLAGRNHCTVHMLGGRIRGTTLASVESWALDVLDGLTVDVGFFGTNGFSVDRGCTTPDTAESAVKAAMVRACRRRVLLADHSKYGDDQFSRFAELSEIDVLITDSGLDEAAVAELSAQTEVVAA from the coding sequence ATGTATGGGGCGGAACGGCAGCAACTGCTGGCGCAGCGTGCGCGCCGTGACGGCCGGATCGACGTGATGGCGGCTGCGGAGGAGCTCGCGGTGGCACCGGAGACGATCCGCCGCGACCTCGGCGCGCTGGAGCGCCAGGGGCTGGTGCGGCGCGTCTACGGCGGCGCCATCCCGGTGGAGCGACTGGACTTCGAACCAGGGGTATCCCAGCGGGACCAGACCAACGCCGCGGAGAAGGAACGCATCGCCAGAGCCGCCTTCGACCTCCTGCCCAACCGGGGCACCCTGCTGCTCGACGCGGGCACCACCACCGGCCGGCTGGCCGGGATGCTGCCCGCGGACCGGGAGTTCACCGTCGTGACCAACTCGCTTCCAGTGGCCGGCCAGCTCGCCGGCCGCAACCACTGCACCGTGCACATGCTCGGCGGCCGCATCCGCGGCACCACGCTGGCCTCGGTGGAGTCGTGGGCGCTCGACGTGCTCGACGGGCTCACCGTCGACGTCGGCTTCTTCGGCACCAACGGCTTCTCGGTCGACCGCGGCTGCACCACCCCCGACACCGCCGAGTCGGCGGTCAAGGCGGCGATGGTGCGCGCCTGCAGGCGCCGGGTGCTGCTGGCCGACCACAGCAAGTACGGCGACGACCAGTTCAGCCGGTTCGCCGAGCTGTCCGAGATCGACGTGCTCATCACCGACAGCGGGCTCGACGAGGCCGCCGTCGCCGAGCTGAGCGCGCAGACGGAGGTGGTGGCGGCGTGA